One region of Streptomyces davaonensis JCM 4913 genomic DNA includes:
- a CDS encoding N-acyl-D-amino-acid deacylase family protein — translation MLDLVIRDADVVDGSGADSYRADVVVDDGRIVAIVREAAAAGCQRPTAMRELDAEGLVLAPGFIDMHAHSDLALLRDPDHSAKAAQGVTLEVIGQDGLSYAPVDDRTLAEVRRAITGWNGSGDDIDFDWRSVGEYLDRLDRGIAVNAACLIPQGTVRALAVGWEDREATPEELDRMRQLVAEGLEQGAVGLSSGLTYTPGMYAKDAELTELCRVVASYGGYYCPHHRSYGAGALEAYAEMVALTRDAGCALHLAHATMNFGVNKGRAPELLALLDEALASGADISLDTYPYTPGCTTLAALLPSWASEGGPEAVLARLRDDATAERIRHGLEVIGSDGCHGVPMEWETIEISGVNDPGLSEYVGRRLTDWPTARSLLLADRLGTTILQHVGHEENVQEIMRHPAHTGGSDGILQGTKPHPRAYGTFPQYLGRYVRELGVLSLEECVAHLTSRPAARLRLPDRGLVREGYRADLVLFDPRTVAAGSTYEEPRKLPTGIPHVLVDGRFVIEDGRRTDVLAGRAIRRTPTP, via the coding sequence GTGCTGGACCTGGTCATCCGGGACGCCGACGTCGTGGACGGCTCCGGTGCCGACTCCTACCGCGCCGACGTGGTCGTCGACGACGGACGGATCGTCGCGATCGTGCGGGAGGCCGCGGCGGCGGGCTGCCAACGGCCCACCGCGATGCGGGAGCTGGACGCCGAGGGGCTCGTCCTGGCCCCCGGTTTCATCGACATGCACGCGCACAGCGATCTGGCCCTGCTGCGGGACCCGGACCACAGCGCGAAGGCCGCGCAGGGCGTGACGCTGGAGGTGATCGGCCAGGACGGGCTGTCGTACGCGCCGGTCGACGACCGTACGCTCGCCGAGGTGCGCCGCGCGATCACCGGCTGGAACGGCTCCGGCGACGACATCGACTTCGACTGGCGGTCGGTGGGCGAGTACCTCGACCGACTGGACCGCGGTATCGCCGTGAACGCGGCCTGTCTCATCCCCCAGGGCACGGTCCGGGCGCTCGCCGTCGGCTGGGAGGACCGCGAGGCGACGCCCGAAGAGCTGGACCGGATGCGGCAGTTGGTCGCCGAGGGCCTGGAACAGGGCGCCGTCGGCCTGTCCTCGGGCCTCACCTACACCCCCGGCATGTACGCCAAGGACGCCGAACTGACCGAACTGTGCCGGGTGGTGGCCTCGTACGGCGGCTACTACTGCCCGCACCACCGCTCGTACGGCGCGGGCGCGCTGGAGGCGTACGCGGAGATGGTGGCGCTGACGCGGGACGCCGGGTGCGCCCTGCACCTGGCCCACGCGACGATGAACTTCGGCGTGAACAAGGGCCGGGCGCCGGAGTTGCTCGCCCTGCTGGACGAGGCGCTGGCGTCCGGCGCGGACATCAGCCTCGACACCTACCCGTACACGCCCGGCTGTACGACCCTGGCCGCGCTGCTGCCGAGCTGGGCGAGCGAGGGCGGGCCCGAGGCGGTGCTGGCGAGGCTCCGGGACGACGCGACGGCCGAGCGGATCCGCCACGGCCTGGAGGTCATCGGCTCGGACGGCTGTCACGGGGTGCCGATGGAGTGGGAGACGATCGAGATCTCGGGCGTGAACGACCCGGGGCTGTCGGAGTACGTCGGCCGCCGCCTGACCGACTGGCCGACCGCCCGGAGCCTGCTGCTCGCGGACCGTCTCGGCACGACGATCCTCCAGCACGTCGGCCATGAGGAGAACGTCCAGGAGATCATGCGCCACCCGGCCCACACCGGCGGCTCGGACGGCATCCTCCAGGGCACCAAGCCGCATCCACGGGCCTACGGCACCTTCCCGCAGTATCTCGGCCGGTATGTGCGGGAGTTGGGTGTGCTGTCGCTGGAGGAGTGCGTGGCGCATCTGACGTCCCGCCCGGCGGCCCGGCTGCGGCTGCCGGACCGGGGCCTGGTCCGCGAGGGCTACCGGGCGGACCTGGTGCTGTTCGACCCGCGGACGGTGGCGGCGGGCTCGACGTACGAGGAACCGCGGAAGCTTCCGACGGGCATCCCGCACGTCCTGGTCGACGGCCGTTTCGTGATCGAGGACGGCCGCCGGACGGATGTGCTGGCGGGGCGGGCGATCCGTAGAACGCCCACCCCGTGA
- a CDS encoding S1 family peptidase — MSKPLVAALFTLVITGAGVAPAVAAPAESDSAAPAIQAVNFAGTVSLSNCSGSVIRMPDSEANDPALVLTNGHCLESGFPGPGEVVVDQASSRSFGLLNSAGTRVGTLRASKIAYATMTDTDAAIYQLTRTYAQIKSSYGIDALTLNDTHPVAGTAISVVSGYWKRIYNCSVDGFVYRLKEGDWTWKDSLRYTSACNTIGGTSGSPVLDQATGKVVAVNNTGNEDGQSCTVNNPCEVDQSGNVTVRQGINYAQETYQIPACFGIDNKLDLSATGCVLPKP, encoded by the coding sequence ATGAGCAAGCCTCTCGTCGCCGCGCTCTTCACCCTGGTGATCACCGGGGCCGGCGTGGCACCCGCGGTCGCCGCTCCGGCGGAGAGCGACAGCGCCGCACCCGCGATCCAGGCCGTCAACTTCGCCGGGACCGTGTCGCTCAGCAACTGCTCCGGCTCCGTGATCCGGATGCCCGACTCCGAGGCCAACGACCCCGCCCTCGTGCTCACCAACGGGCACTGCCTGGAGAGCGGATTCCCCGGCCCCGGCGAGGTCGTCGTCGACCAGGCGTCCTCCCGCTCCTTCGGGCTGCTCAACTCCGCCGGCACCCGCGTCGGCACCCTGCGCGCCAGCAAGATCGCCTACGCGACGATGACCGACACCGACGCCGCGATCTACCAGCTCACCCGCACCTACGCGCAGATCAAGTCCTCGTACGGCATAGACGCGCTCACGCTCAACGACACCCACCCGGTCGCCGGCACCGCCATCAGCGTCGTATCCGGCTACTGGAAGCGCATCTACAACTGCTCCGTCGACGGCTTCGTCTACCGGCTGAAGGAGGGCGACTGGACCTGGAAGGACTCCCTCCGGTACACCTCCGCCTGCAACACCATCGGCGGTACGTCCGGTTCGCCCGTCCTCGACCAGGCCACCGGCAAGGTCGTCGCCGTGAACAACACCGGCAACGAGGACGGCCAGAGCTGCACCGTCAACAACCCCTGCGAGGTCGACCAGAGCGGCAACGTGACCGTCCGCCAGGGCATCAACTACGCCCAGGAGACCTACCAGATCCCCGCCTGCTTCGGCATCGACAACAAGCTCGACCTCAGCGCCACCGGGTGCGTGCTTCCCAAGCCGTAG
- a CDS encoding pyridoxal phosphate-dependent aminotransferase encodes MQVIQSTKLANVCYEIRGPVLEEAMRLEAAGHRILKLNTGNPAAFGFECPPEILEDILRNVSSAHGYGDAKGLLAARRAVVMHNQTLGIETDVEHVFIGNGASELIVMAMQGLLDDGDEVLIPSPDYPLWTAAVSLSGGTAVHYRCDEQSDWMPDLADVERKITDRTKALVIINPNNPTGAVYDEAMIKGLTDIARRHNLLVCSDEIYDKILYDGATHTATAKIAPDLLTLTFNGMSKAYRVAGYRVGWMSISGPRAHADSYIEGLTILANMRLCANMPGQHGVVAALSGRQTINDLVLPGGRLKEQMDVAYELLTQIPGVSCVRPKGALYLFPRLDPKVYKIKDDRQLVLDLLRREKIMVVQGTGFNWSEPDHFRVVTLPNVGDLRDAVTRIGNFLDGYSQL; translated from the coding sequence ATGCAGGTGATCCAGTCGACCAAGCTCGCCAACGTCTGTTACGAGATCCGGGGTCCGGTTCTCGAGGAGGCCATGCGGCTTGAGGCGGCGGGCCACCGCATCCTCAAGCTGAACACCGGCAATCCGGCCGCCTTCGGGTTCGAGTGCCCGCCGGAGATCCTGGAGGACATCCTCCGCAACGTGTCGTCGGCCCACGGGTACGGCGACGCCAAGGGCCTGCTCGCCGCCCGCCGCGCCGTCGTGATGCACAACCAGACCCTCGGCATCGAGACCGACGTCGAGCACGTCTTCATCGGCAACGGCGCCTCCGAGCTGATCGTGATGGCGATGCAGGGGCTGCTGGACGACGGGGACGAGGTGCTGATCCCCTCGCCGGACTACCCGCTGTGGACGGCCGCGGTGTCGCTGTCCGGCGGCACGGCGGTGCACTACCGCTGCGACGAGCAGTCCGACTGGATGCCGGACCTCGCCGACGTGGAGCGGAAGATCACCGACCGCACCAAGGCGCTCGTGATCATCAACCCGAACAACCCCACGGGCGCCGTCTACGACGAGGCGATGATCAAGGGGCTCACCGACATCGCGCGCCGGCACAATCTGCTGGTCTGCTCCGACGAGATCTACGACAAGATCCTCTACGACGGGGCCACGCACACCGCGACCGCCAAGATCGCCCCCGATCTGCTGACGCTCACCTTCAACGGCATGTCCAAGGCGTACCGGGTCGCCGGGTACCGCGTCGGCTGGATGTCGATCTCCGGGCCGCGCGCCCACGCCGACTCCTACATCGAGGGTCTGACGATCCTCGCCAACATGCGGCTGTGCGCCAACATGCCCGGTCAGCACGGTGTCGTCGCCGCGCTGAGCGGCCGGCAGACCATCAATGACCTGGTGCTGCCCGGCGGGCGGCTGAAGGAGCAGATGGACGTCGCCTACGAGCTGCTCACCCAGATCCCCGGGGTGAGCTGTGTACGGCCCAAGGGCGCCCTCTATCTCTTCCCCCGCCTCGACCCCAAGGTCTACAAGATCAAGGACGACCGGCAGCTCGTCCTGGACCTGCTGCGGCGCGAGAAGATCATGGTCGTCCAGGGGACCGGGTTCAACTGGAGCGAACCCGACCACTTCCGGGTCGTGACCCTGCCGAACGTCGGCGACCTCCGGGACGCGGTGACCCGGATCGGGAACTTCCTCGACGGCTACAGCCAGCTCTGA
- a CDS encoding SCO4983 family protein: MYEPIRTKSVHSTMAGTTSDFPHRTREEELDIQLAGHLAALLAVTDELRAQTPSADLDTAADRLAAQVTRLRGGLVRAVPATNPRAPQALHQRAHTLAGRALVVAASRADTASAILSAERMDAHAEALDPQELASH, translated from the coding sequence ATGTACGAACCGATCCGCACCAAGTCGGTCCACAGCACGATGGCCGGCACCACCTCCGACTTCCCCCACCGGACACGCGAGGAGGAGCTGGACATCCAGCTGGCTGGCCATCTCGCCGCGCTGCTGGCGGTGACCGACGAACTGCGCGCCCAGACCCCGTCCGCCGACCTGGACACCGCCGCCGACCGACTCGCGGCACAGGTGACCCGCCTGCGCGGCGGCCTGGTACGAGCGGTCCCCGCGACCAACCCGCGCGCGCCCCAGGCCCTCCACCAGCGGGCCCACACCCTCGCCGGCCGAGCCCTGGTCGTCGCGGCCTCCCGCGCCGACACGGCCTCCGCCATCCTCTCCGCCGAGCGCATGGACGCCCACGCCGAGGCCCTGGACCCCCAGGAACTCGCGTCCCACTGA
- a CDS encoding substrate-binding domain-containing protein, with amino-acid sequence MRRITGIVLAVLLIGGVVAAVVAGRDNGDTGTATKTVRAVIGSEKAEFFADPDVVKALAAKGYTVRTETSGSWAMEGLDLKGYDLAFPSSQAPADELADKYRARQPLPRPFYSPLVVVAHRSAAEVLVANGLAELDGEHRGTLKMGAYLGAARADRTWQQLKGAEKYGELTGTLFIASTDPETSNSGALYLAAASYVEGGGRVAASDKDVAATAPLMRKLVSVQGAQQPSTDAAFRDFVSGAGNPLVLVYESQVAALLGQGTGQGLDDLTVLYPDTTANSDHTVVPLTEEGRALGELLSTDPELRGLAVRYGFRPQGATAEFTSATAAHTAYLNQKLTGVRQAPVPTSAVLHDMARRARG; translated from the coding sequence GTGAGACGAATCACAGGAATCGTCCTCGCGGTGTTGCTGATCGGCGGCGTGGTGGCTGCTGTCGTGGCGGGCCGGGACAACGGGGACACGGGCACGGCAACGAAGACCGTGCGGGCAGTGATCGGATCGGAGAAGGCGGAGTTCTTCGCCGATCCCGACGTGGTGAAGGCCCTCGCCGCCAAGGGCTACACCGTGCGGACGGAGACGTCCGGGTCCTGGGCGATGGAGGGGCTCGACCTCAAGGGGTACGACCTCGCCTTCCCCTCCAGCCAGGCACCCGCCGACGAGCTGGCCGACAAGTACCGGGCACGCCAGCCGTTGCCGCGGCCCTTCTACTCGCCCCTCGTCGTCGTGGCGCACCGAAGCGCCGCCGAGGTGCTGGTGGCCAATGGGCTCGCCGAGCTGGACGGGGAGCATCGCGGCACCCTGAAGATGGGTGCCTATCTCGGCGCCGCCCGCGCCGACCGGACCTGGCAGCAGCTCAAGGGCGCGGAGAAGTACGGGGAGTTGACGGGCACCCTCTTCATCGCCTCCACCGACCCGGAGACCTCCAACTCCGGCGCGCTCTACCTCGCCGCGGCCTCCTACGTCGAGGGCGGCGGCCGGGTCGCCGCGAGCGACAAGGACGTCGCCGCCACCGCGCCGCTGATGCGCAAGCTGGTCAGCGTGCAGGGCGCCCAGCAGCCCAGTACCGACGCGGCGTTCCGGGACTTCGTCTCCGGCGCCGGGAACCCGCTGGTGCTCGTGTACGAGTCGCAGGTCGCCGCGCTGCTCGGGCAGGGCACCGGCCAGGGCCTGGACGACCTGACCGTCCTCTACCCGGACACCACCGCCAACAGCGACCACACCGTCGTCCCCCTCACCGAAGAGGGCCGGGCGCTCGGGGAACTGCTCAGCACCGACCCGGAGTTGCGCGGGCTCGCGGTGCGGTACGGGTTCCGGCCGCAGGGCGCCACCGCCGAGTTCACCTCGGCCACCGCCGCACACACGGCGTATCTCAATCAGAAGCTCACCGGTGTCCGGCAGGCGCCCGTGCCCACCTCCGCGGTGCTGCACGACATGGCGCGCCGGGCACGCGGCTGA
- a CDS encoding toxic anion resistance protein: MSSFNNTNQGSYEPTLSGDDIFTLTPPEPVAAVPKERAGGLVPVEESVRAGIAQKASDYVQSLAALDARSPEFAGKVGEITALGSGEMRSAAAQSNRMLERTVRSLPDKGGDASAKVAGSLVELRRVVEDLDPRDLPSSKGRKFLSKLPGGNKLRDHVAKYTSAQGTLNKIVGSLRGGQDELRRDNAALQTERVRLWETMGKLQEYVVLTEALDNAVERHITGVPDPDTADSLRADVLFPVRQKHQDLLTQLAVCAQGYLAMDVVRRNNDELIKGVDRAATTTVSALRISVMLASALDNQKKVIEQVNALRGTTEDLIRGNAEMLATQSGEIQRIAADPAVGAETLRGAFQQIYRTLDAIDSYKVQATEVMATTVENLTAELQSASAYLERSRNRGALDGGLG; encoded by the coding sequence ATGAGCAGCTTCAACAACACCAATCAGGGCAGTTACGAACCCACCCTCAGCGGTGACGACATCTTCACGCTGACCCCGCCCGAGCCGGTCGCCGCCGTGCCGAAGGAGCGGGCCGGCGGTCTTGTGCCTGTCGAGGAGAGCGTTCGCGCGGGCATCGCGCAGAAGGCGTCCGACTACGTCCAGTCGCTGGCCGCGCTCGACGCCCGCTCGCCCGAGTTCGCGGGCAAGGTCGGCGAGATCACCGCGCTCGGCTCGGGCGAGATGCGCAGCGCGGCCGCGCAGTCCAACCGCATGCTGGAGCGGACCGTGCGCTCCCTGCCGGACAAGGGCGGGGACGCGTCGGCGAAGGTCGCCGGCTCGCTCGTCGAGCTGCGCCGGGTCGTCGAGGACCTGGACCCGCGTGACCTGCCCTCCTCCAAGGGGCGCAAGTTTCTCTCCAAGCTGCCCGGCGGCAACAAGCTGCGCGACCACGTCGCCAAGTACACCTCCGCGCAAGGGACGCTGAACAAGATCGTGGGCTCGCTGCGCGGCGGCCAGGACGAACTGCGCCGGGACAACGCCGCGCTCCAGACCGAGCGGGTGCGCCTGTGGGAGACCATGGGCAAGCTCCAGGAGTACGTCGTCCTCACCGAGGCCCTCGACAACGCCGTGGAGCGGCACATCACCGGCGTCCCCGACCCGGACACCGCCGACTCGCTCCGCGCCGACGTGCTCTTCCCGGTCCGTCAGAAGCACCAGGACCTGCTCACCCAACTCGCCGTGTGCGCACAGGGCTACCTGGCCATGGACGTCGTACGGCGCAACAACGACGAGCTGATCAAGGGCGTCGACCGGGCCGCGACCACGACCGTGTCCGCGCTGCGGATCTCCGTCATGCTGGCCTCCGCCCTCGACAACCAGAAGAAGGTCATCGAGCAGGTCAACGCGTTGCGCGGGACCACCGAGGACCTGATCCGGGGCAATGCGGAGATGCTCGCGACGCAGAGCGGTGAGATCCAGCGGATCGCCGCCGACCCGGCCGTCGGCGCGGAGACCCTGCGCGGCGCCTTCCAGCAGATCTACCGCACCCTGGACGCGATCGACAGCTACAAGGTCCAGGCGACCGAGGTGATGGCCACGACGGTGGAGAACCTGACGGCCGAACTCCAGAGCGCCTCCGCCTACTTGGAGCGCAGCCGGAACCGGGGCGCGCTGGACGGGGGCCTCGGATGA
- a CDS encoding substrate-binding and vWA domain-containing protein has protein sequence MRARAATLLAAALTLLATACTSESNKQPDSPATGTLRILASSELDDMKPVLDLVEQDTGITVEPTYIGTLDAVELLAKGDVDGKYDALWLSSNDYLRLRPEAANKVVSETPVMSSPVAIGVKPATVEKLGWKPEDVTWSQVEQAVRDGKLTYGMTDPARSNSGFATLVSVASALSDAQSALTDADVRKASPRLREFFRGQRLTSGSSGWLATAYERRGDVDAMLNYESVLQGIPGLTVIRPSDGVVTADYPLSTLASTDADTREKVRLLTESLRGPDLQKEITDLTHRRPVVASVAPGEGLDTGRRRELPFPGSRSVADGLVDSYENELRRPSRTVYVLDTSGSMEGDRLSGLKSALTGLTSDFREREEVTLMPFGSAVKSVRTHVVDPADPDAGLEGIRKDTEALTAEGDTAIYTSLEKAYDHLGADQEAFTSIVLMTDGENTAGAEAGEFDVFYAGLDREQRTTPVFPIVFGDSDRSELEHIADLTGGRLFDAQQGSLDGAFEEIRGYQ, from the coding sequence ATGAGAGCCCGCGCCGCAACGCTCCTGGCCGCCGCCCTCACGCTGCTGGCCACCGCCTGCACCAGCGAGAGCAACAAGCAGCCCGACTCCCCGGCGACCGGCACCCTGCGCATCCTCGCCTCCAGCGAACTGGACGACATGAAGCCGGTCCTGGACCTCGTCGAGCAGGACACCGGCATCACGGTCGAGCCGACCTACATCGGCACCCTGGACGCGGTGGAGCTGCTGGCCAAGGGCGATGTGGACGGGAAGTACGACGCCCTGTGGCTGTCCTCCAACGACTATCTGCGGCTGCGCCCCGAGGCGGCGAATAAGGTCGTCTCCGAGACCCCGGTGATGAGCAGCCCGGTCGCCATCGGCGTGAAGCCGGCCACCGTGGAGAAGCTCGGCTGGAAGCCGGAGGACGTCACCTGGTCCCAGGTCGAACAGGCCGTGCGGGACGGGAAACTGACGTACGGCATGACCGATCCCGCGCGGTCCAACTCCGGTTTCGCCACGCTGGTCTCGGTGGCCTCCGCGCTCTCCGACGCCCAGTCGGCACTCACCGACGCGGACGTGCGGAAGGCGAGCCCTCGCCTGAGGGAGTTCTTCCGGGGGCAGCGGCTGACGTCCGGGTCGTCGGGCTGGCTGGCCACGGCCTACGAGCGGCGCGGGGACGTCGACGCGATGCTCAACTACGAGTCCGTGCTCCAGGGCATCCCCGGCCTGACCGTGATCCGCCCGAGCGACGGTGTCGTCACCGCCGACTACCCGCTGTCCACGCTCGCCTCGACCGACGCCGACACCCGGGAGAAGGTGCGCCTGCTGACCGAGTCGCTGCGCGGCCCGGACCTCCAGAAGGAGATCACCGACCTCACGCACCGCCGCCCGGTCGTCGCCTCGGTGGCGCCGGGAGAGGGCCTGGACACCGGCCGTCGGCGCGAACTGCCCTTCCCGGGCAGCCGTTCCGTCGCCGACGGGCTGGTCGACTCCTACGAGAACGAGCTGCGCCGCCCCTCGCGGACCGTGTACGTGCTGGACACCTCCGGCTCCATGGAGGGCGACCGCCTGTCCGGCCTGAAGTCCGCGCTCACCGGTCTGACCAGCGACTTCCGGGAACGCGAGGAGGTGACGCTGATGCCGTTCGGCTCCGCCGTGAAGAGCGTGCGCACCCATGTCGTGGACCCCGCCGACCCGGATGCGGGCCTGGAGGGGATCCGCAAGGACACCGAGGCGCTGACCGCCGAGGGCGACACCGCGATCTACACGTCCCTGGAGAAGGCCTACGACCATCTCGGCGCCGACCAGGAGGCGTTCACCTCGATCGTGCTGATGACGGACGGCGAGAACACCGCGGGCGCCGAGGCGGGCGAGTTCGACGTCTTCTATGCCGGTCTCGACCGCGAGCAGCGCACCACCCCTGTCTTCCCCATCGTCTTCGGCGACTCCGACCGGTCCGAGCTGGAGCACATCGCCGACCTGACCGGTGGCCGTCTCTTCGACGCCCAACAGGGCTCGCTGGACGGCGCCTTCGAGGAGATCCGTGGCTATCAGTAA
- a CDS encoding TolB-like translocation protein yields the protein MNTAHRPRRLAATALAAALAGTGLTVAAAPAAHAAASDAVIKLPIYSFSALAVDNVHQQVFVADSNTSYYTNSGTIAVYNFAGERLTTITTNQKHVSGLALNDDSSKLYIGLRDRIDAVDTTTYATTVVAGTYTDTCGRDLAHSGGQLYFTTPYAQYTGECHSSGTYVDSLINGVHQRTNWNDYGDLQLESGPGDRMLMGQPRNSGAPNPFVAVFDTSGDSLVRNAARRFADSEGKGAMDFKDMAFSPDGSKVAVADAAFGTRLLNTDDLSDAPAGYQPLPSGAAASSVAFSGDGRYIARGASATGATPDLLVQPADPGDSTAPLEFVFEGSMDGDRVVPRGTEWSADGSRLFTVTTNTAGSQYWLHIIQPPAVQYDVRLGETFTHSPAQAVAGEPLSVRGRLEYDGPAPAEPMRVKATRTDANGTHDLGTFTVKEDGSYTVLDEPDLVGDATYTVSYLGDLTHRPATDVTHTVSVGKAASSIALTAPAEASISGGVEITGTFTAQGKALPERAVLKVERTDRLGTGTLSSVTVAADGTFTINDIPRTRRETTYKVTWPGDDLHTSSTASAEVYVTR from the coding sequence TTGAATACCGCACACCGTCCCAGACGCCTCGCGGCCACGGCTCTCGCCGCCGCACTCGCCGGGACCGGTCTCACCGTCGCCGCCGCGCCCGCGGCGCACGCCGCGGCCTCCGACGCCGTGATCAAGCTGCCGATCTACTCCTTCTCGGCGCTGGCCGTGGACAACGTCCACCAGCAAGTCTTCGTCGCCGACAGCAACACGAGCTACTACACCAACTCCGGCACCATCGCCGTCTACAACTTCGCGGGCGAGCGGCTGACGACGATCACCACCAACCAGAAGCACGTCTCGGGGCTGGCGCTCAACGACGACAGCAGCAAGCTGTACATCGGACTGCGCGACCGCATCGACGCCGTCGACACCACCACGTACGCCACGACGGTCGTCGCCGGCACGTACACCGACACCTGCGGCCGCGATCTCGCCCACTCCGGCGGCCAGTTGTACTTCACCACGCCGTACGCGCAGTACACCGGAGAGTGCCACAGCTCCGGGACCTACGTGGACTCCCTGATCAACGGCGTTCATCAGCGCACCAACTGGAACGACTACGGCGACCTCCAGCTGGAGTCCGGTCCCGGCGACCGGATGCTCATGGGCCAGCCGCGCAACTCGGGTGCGCCCAACCCGTTCGTCGCGGTGTTCGACACCAGCGGCGACAGCCTCGTCCGCAACGCCGCCCGCCGCTTCGCCGACAGCGAGGGCAAGGGCGCCATGGACTTCAAGGACATGGCGTTCTCCCCGGACGGCAGCAAGGTCGCCGTGGCCGACGCCGCCTTCGGCACCCGGCTGCTGAACACCGACGACCTGTCCGACGCCCCGGCCGGCTACCAGCCGCTCCCGTCGGGCGCCGCCGCCAGCTCGGTCGCCTTCAGCGGGGACGGCAGGTACATCGCGCGCGGCGCCTCGGCGACCGGCGCCACCCCCGACCTGCTGGTGCAGCCCGCCGACCCGGGCGACTCCACGGCCCCGCTGGAGTTCGTCTTCGAGGGCAGCATGGACGGTGACCGGGTCGTGCCGCGCGGCACGGAGTGGTCCGCGGACGGCTCCCGCCTGTTCACGGTCACCACCAACACCGCGGGCAGCCAGTACTGGCTGCACATCATCCAGCCCCCGGCCGTCCAGTACGACGTACGCCTGGGCGAAACGTTCACGCACAGCCCCGCCCAGGCCGTCGCGGGCGAGCCGCTGTCCGTGCGCGGGCGTCTGGAGTACGACGGACCCGCGCCCGCGGAGCCGATGAGGGTCAAGGCGACCCGTACGGACGCCAACGGCACCCACGACCTCGGCACGTTCACCGTCAAGGAGGACGGCTCCTACACCGTCCTCGACGAGCCCGACCTGGTCGGGGACGCCACCTACACCGTCTCCTACCTCGGAGACCTCACCCACCGTCCCGCCACCGACGTCACCCACACGGTGTCCGTCGGCAAGGCGGCCAGCTCGATCGCGCTCACCGCCCCGGCGGAGGCCTCGATCAGCGGCGGTGTCGAGATCACCGGCACCTTCACCGCCCAGGGCAAGGCGCTCCCCGAGCGCGCGGTGCTGAAGGTCGAGCGCACCGACCGGCTCGGCACCGGCACCCTGTCCTCGGTGACGGTCGCCGCGGACGGCACCTTCACCATCAACGACATCCCCCGCACCCGGCGGGAGACGACGTACAAGGTGACCTGGCCGGGCGACGACCTGCACACGTCCTCGACCGCCTCGGCGGAGGTCTACGTCACGCGCTGA